One genomic region from Pseudoduganella lutea encodes:
- the gmhB gene encoding D-glycero-beta-D-manno-heptose 1,7-bisphosphate 7-phosphatase has protein sequence MPQPKLIILDRDGVINHDSPDFIKSPDEWIPIPGSLEAIARLNQANYRVVIASNQSGIARQLFDITTLNAIHAKMHRLALQVGADIEAVFFCPHAAADNCDCRKPKPGMFAEISKRYQVSLKGVPTVGDSLRDLQSGFISGCVPYLVRTGKGEKTEVTGGLPPGTLTFPDLAATVQHILKSTPQS, from the coding sequence ATGCCGCAGCCGAAACTGATCATCCTGGACCGGGATGGCGTGATCAACCACGATTCGCCGGACTTCATTAAGTCCCCCGACGAGTGGATCCCCATCCCCGGCTCGCTCGAAGCGATCGCCCGCCTGAACCAGGCCAATTACCGCGTGGTGATCGCCTCGAACCAGTCCGGCATCGCGCGGCAACTGTTCGACATCACCACGCTGAACGCGATCCACGCCAAGATGCACCGCCTCGCCCTGCAGGTGGGCGCGGACATCGAGGCGGTGTTCTTCTGCCCGCACGCGGCGGCCGACAACTGCGACTGCCGCAAGCCGAAACCGGGCATGTTCGCCGAGATCTCGAAGCGCTACCAGGTCAGCCTGAAAGGCGTGCCGACCGTGGGCGATTCCCTGCGCGACCTGCAGTCGGGCTTCATCAGCGGCTGCGTGCCGTACCTGGTGCGCACCGGCAAGGGCGAAAAGACCGAAGTGACCGGCGGCCTGCCGCCCGGCACGCTCACGTTCCCCGACCTGGCGGCCACCGTGCAGCACATCCTGAAATCCACGCCCCAATCTTGA
- the ybeY gene encoding rRNA maturation RNase YbeY encodes MSEKNKLTLSVQYADTRLQETITRPQIRKWVKAALFAPAELTIRFVDAAEGQQLNLAYRGKDYATNVLTFAYNEGEEIADDEPTRADIILCTDVLEREAAEQKKSVEEHTAHLIVHGVLHAQGYDHEEDDEAEEMESLETELLEGLGYADPYAAEK; translated from the coding sequence ATGTCCGAAAAAAATAAGTTGACCTTGTCGGTGCAGTACGCCGATACGCGCCTGCAGGAAACCATCACCCGCCCGCAGATCCGCAAGTGGGTGAAGGCCGCGCTGTTCGCCCCGGCCGAGCTGACGATCCGCTTCGTCGATGCGGCCGAGGGCCAGCAGCTGAACCTGGCCTACCGCGGCAAGGACTATGCCACCAATGTGCTCACGTTCGCCTACAACGAAGGCGAAGAGATTGCCGACGACGAGCCCACGCGCGCCGACATCATCCTGTGCACCGACGTGCTGGAGCGGGAAGCGGCAGAACAAAAGAAGTCGGTCGAGGAACACACGGCCCACCTCATCGTGCACGGCGTGCTGCATGCGCAGGGCTACGACCACGAAGAGGACGACGAGGCCGAGGAAATGGAAAGCCTGGAAACCGAACTGCTCGAAGGCCTTGGCTACGCCGATCCTTACGCCGCCGAGAAGTAA
- a CDS encoding transporter: MQALEYGSDQNGLVCGYLFGRGPAAVPIGAAEAAAWVRENAGQPGEFLWLHFNLANTASEKWLREHARLSDEFYDCLHEGSRSTRIEQADDTLVAVVNDVLRDFSFEPSDISSLYLSVDRQLVISARRSPLQAVERLRQAVRRGEPIASSVVLLTHLLRDQADVLTRIVRVATGKVDNIEDNLLSGQLKFKRADLGALRRVLVRLQRLLAPEPAAMFRLLQRPPGWVTVQDRQELREASEEFAVTLNDIATLQERIKLLQEEIAALVNEGNNRSLYTLTIVTVLALPINIIAGLLGMNVGGVPLATDASGFWIIAGIVAVFTIVAGWVVMRRRRELD, from the coding sequence ATGCAGGCGCTGGAATATGGGTCGGATCAGAATGGATTGGTGTGCGGCTACCTGTTCGGGCGCGGCCCGGCGGCCGTGCCAATCGGGGCGGCCGAGGCTGCCGCATGGGTGCGGGAAAACGCCGGCCAGCCGGGCGAATTCCTGTGGCTGCACTTCAACCTGGCCAACACGGCCAGCGAAAAATGGCTGCGCGAACATGCGCGGCTGTCCGACGAATTCTACGATTGCCTGCACGAAGGTTCGCGCTCGACCCGCATCGAGCAGGCCGACGATACGCTGGTGGCCGTCGTCAACGACGTGCTGCGTGATTTTTCATTCGAGCCGTCCGACATCTCCAGCCTGTATTTATCGGTGGATCGGCAACTCGTGATCAGTGCACGGCGCAGCCCGCTCCAGGCGGTGGAGCGGCTGCGCCAGGCCGTGCGCCGCGGCGAACCGATCGCTTCCTCGGTGGTGCTGCTGACCCACCTGCTGCGCGACCAGGCGGACGTGCTGACCCGCATCGTGCGCGTGGCCACGGGCAAGGTCGACAATATCGAGGACAACCTGCTGTCGGGTCAGCTCAAGTTCAAGCGCGCCGACCTGGGCGCGCTGCGGCGGGTGCTGGTGCGGCTGCAGCGGCTGCTGGCGCCGGAGCCGGCCGCCATGTTCCGCCTGTTGCAGCGGCCACCCGGGTGGGTGACCGTGCAGGACCGGCAGGAATTGCGCGAAGCGAGCGAGGAATTCGCCGTCACGCTGAACGATATCGCCACCTTGCAGGAACGCATCAAGCTGCTGCAGGAAGAGATCGCTGCGCTCGTCAACGAAGGCAACAACCGCAGCCTGTACACATTGACGATCGTCACCGTGCTGGCGCTGCCGATCAACATCATCGCCGGCCTGCTGGGCATGAACGTGGGCGGCGTGCCGCTGGCCACGGACGCCTCCGGCTTCTGGATCATTGCCGGAATCGTGGCGGTATTTACCATTGTTGCCGGGTGGGTGGTCATGCGCCGGCGGCGGGAACTGGATTGA
- the lnt gene encoding apolipoprotein N-acyltransferase — MAITAGALLLLMHPVRKPALSLIAALWVGGWSLQWIDWTTPTGKPLTVRLVQANIPLQTKFDPNHIGNTLRRYQEIVLAEPADLIAIPETGIPLFPQQLPAGYLDAYGKFARKTGSAVVLGMPFADSPTRYANSVMGLGPTLAKPYRYDKHHLVPFGEFIPLGFRWFTDMMRIPLGDQTRGETLQPSFAVKDQRVLPNICYENNFGEEIAAQLSNGKIAGSGATVLLNVSELAWYGESVAIPQHLQISQMRTLETGRPMLAATNNGATVVIDHRGVIRASLPYYQAGVLKATVQGMTGDTPYIVLQNRLILALAAASVLAAWLLSRRRKATR, encoded by the coding sequence GTGGCCATCACCGCCGGCGCCCTGCTGCTGCTGATGCACCCGGTGCGCAAGCCAGCGCTGTCGCTGATCGCCGCACTGTGGGTCGGCGGCTGGTCGCTGCAGTGGATCGACTGGACCACGCCGACCGGAAAGCCGCTGACGGTGCGCCTGGTGCAGGCCAACATCCCGCTGCAGACCAAGTTCGACCCGAACCATATCGGCAACACGCTGCGGCGCTACCAGGAAATCGTGCTGGCCGAACCGGCCGACCTGATCGCGATCCCGGAAACAGGCATCCCGCTGTTCCCGCAGCAGCTGCCGGCGGGCTACCTGGACGCCTACGGCAAGTTCGCCCGCAAGACCGGCAGCGCCGTGGTGCTGGGCATGCCGTTCGCCGACAGCCCTACCCGCTATGCGAACAGCGTGATGGGCCTGGGGCCCACACTGGCCAAACCCTACCGCTACGACAAGCATCATCTCGTGCCGTTCGGCGAATTCATCCCCCTCGGCTTCCGCTGGTTCACCGACATGATGCGCATCCCGCTGGGCGACCAGACCCGCGGCGAAACATTGCAGCCGTCGTTTGCCGTGAAGGACCAGCGCGTACTGCCGAACATCTGCTACGAAAACAACTTCGGCGAAGAGATCGCGGCGCAATTGAGTAATGGGAAAATTGCGGGTTCCGGCGCCACCGTGCTGCTGAATGTCTCCGAACTGGCCTGGTACGGCGAATCGGTGGCGATCCCGCAGCACTTGCAGATCTCGCAGATGCGTACCCTGGAAACAGGGCGCCCGATGCTGGCGGCCACGAACAACGGCGCCACTGTCGTCATCGACCACCGCGGCGTGATCCGGGCGAGCCTGCCGTACTACCAGGCCGGCGTGCTGAAGGCCACCGTGCAGGGCATGACGGGCGACACGCCCTACATCGTGCTGCAGAACCGCCTGATCCTCGCGCTGGCCGCGGCAAGCGTGCTGGCCGCCTGGCTGCTCTCCCGCCGCAGGAAGGCAACCCGCTGA
- a CDS encoding M48 family metallopeptidase, with amino-acid sequence MDRIRNARHFAPRLQRWLENSTQASERSGEGAAQADLQLDLFAGGAAPAEAPTAPPSPPSPFPASSFPIAAPATVNLLRPPVPLRRPDPSPVLPPADGMERRQVLVGSFILEYALRRSTRRSIGFMVDDNGLRVTAPKRCTLADIENAIRAKQSWILSKLDDRRQRRAARLDKPPIEWKDGAKLPYLGGEITLRLHHAARNRTAFDPQAGELALGLVQGATELLVKERVKNWYKQQAEGLFAQRLDLYAPRVGVQYASMSVSSADARWGSCTIGRVIRLNWKLMFFSLPLIDYVVAHELAHIHEMNHSPRFWAHVGRVYPQYEEAKQLLRRRSQELPVLFG; translated from the coding sequence GTGGATAGAATCAGAAATGCGCGTCATTTCGCCCCACGCCTACAGCGCTGGCTAGAAAACAGCACCCAGGCCAGTGAAAGGAGCGGCGAAGGCGCCGCTCAAGCCGACCTCCAACTCGATTTATTCGCCGGCGGCGCCGCACCAGCCGAAGCGCCGACGGCACCTCCTTCTCCTCCTTCCCCGTTCCCGGCATCGTCGTTCCCCATCGCGGCGCCGGCCACCGTCAACCTGCTGCGCCCCCCGGTGCCGCTGCGCCGGCCGGATCCATCCCCCGTGTTGCCGCCGGCCGACGGCATGGAACGCCGCCAGGTGCTGGTGGGCAGCTTCATCCTGGAATATGCGCTGCGGCGCTCCACGCGCCGCTCGATCGGCTTCATGGTCGACGACAACGGGCTGCGCGTGACCGCACCGAAGCGCTGCACGCTGGCCGACATCGAGAACGCGATCCGCGCCAAGCAGAGCTGGATCCTGTCGAAGCTGGACGATCGGCGCCAGCGCCGCGCCGCGCGGCTGGACAAGCCGCCGATCGAATGGAAGGATGGCGCGAAACTGCCTTACCTGGGCGGCGAGATCACGCTGCGGCTGCACCATGCGGCGCGTAACCGCACCGCATTCGATCCCCAGGCCGGGGAACTGGCGCTGGGCCTCGTGCAGGGCGCCACCGAGCTGCTGGTCAAGGAACGCGTGAAGAACTGGTACAAGCAGCAGGCTGAAGGCTTGTTCGCCCAGCGGCTCGACCTGTATGCGCCACGCGTGGGCGTGCAGTACGCATCGATGTCGGTCTCCTCGGCCGATGCGCGATGGGGCTCGTGCACGATCGGGCGCGTGATCCGGCTGAACTGGAAGCTGATGTTCTTCTCGCTGCCGCTGATCGATTACGTGGTGGCGCACGAGCTGGCGCACATCCATGAAATGAACCACAGCCCGCGCTTCTGGGCGCACGTGGGGCGTGTCTATCCGCAATACGAGGAAGCGAAACAGCTGCTGCGACGCCGCTCGCAGGAGCTGCCGGTGCTGTTTGGATAA
- the glyQ gene encoding glycine--tRNA ligase subunit alpha — protein sequence MLTFQQIILTLQTYWDKQGCALLQPYDMEVGAGTFHTGTFLRAIGPEPWRAAYVQPSRRPKDGRYGENPNRLQHYYQYQVVLKPAPENILDLYLGSLEALGLDLKQNDVRFVEDDWESPTLGAWGLGWEVWLNGMEVTQFTYFQQVGGLDCKPVLGEITYGIERLAMYLQGVENVYDLVWTEWEEAGQKKVLKYGDVFHQNEVEQSTYNFEHANTELLFAQFANHESEAKRLVELQLTLPAYEQIMKASHSFNMLDARGAISVTERAAYIGRVRTLSRLVAQAYYDSRERLGFPMAAQAQE from the coding sequence ATGCTGACATTCCAACAAATCATCCTGACCCTGCAAACCTACTGGGACAAGCAGGGTTGCGCCCTGCTCCAGCCGTACGACATGGAAGTCGGCGCGGGCACGTTCCACACCGGTACCTTCCTGCGCGCAATCGGCCCCGAGCCGTGGCGCGCCGCCTACGTGCAGCCGTCGCGCCGCCCGAAGGATGGCCGCTATGGCGAAAACCCGAACCGCCTGCAGCACTATTACCAGTACCAGGTGGTGCTCAAGCCGGCGCCGGAAAACATCCTCGACCTGTACCTCGGTTCGCTGGAAGCACTGGGCCTGGACCTCAAGCAGAACGACGTGCGCTTCGTCGAGGATGACTGGGAAAGCCCCACGCTGGGCGCCTGGGGCCTGGGCTGGGAAGTCTGGCTGAACGGCATGGAAGTCACGCAGTTCACCTACTTCCAGCAGGTGGGCGGCCTCGATTGCAAGCCCGTGCTGGGCGAGATCACCTATGGCATCGAGCGCCTGGCCATGTACCTGCAGGGCGTCGAGAACGTGTATGACCTGGTATGGACGGAGTGGGAAGAAGCGGGCCAGAAAAAGGTGCTGAAATACGGCGACGTGTTCCACCAGAATGAAGTGGAACAGTCCACCTACAACTTCGAGCACGCCAACACCGAGCTGCTGTTCGCCCAGTTCGCGAACCATGAATCGGAAGCCAAGCGCCTGGTCGAGCTGCAGCTCACGCTGCCGGCCTATGAACAGATCATGAAGGCATCGCACAGCTTCAACATGCTGGACGCGCGCGGCGCCATCTCCGTGACGGAACGCGCCGCCTACATCGGCCGCGTGCGCACGCTGTCGCGCCTCGTCGCCCAAGCCTATTACGATTCCCGCGAACGCCTCGGCTTCCCGATGGCCGCCCAAGCACAAGAATAA
- the glyS gene encoding glycine--tRNA ligase subunit beta has translation MTQTLLIELLTEELPPKALSKLGAAFAAGIVNGLKSRDFLEQDSVATSYATPRRLAVSITRVRDVSPDKSIREKVLPVTVALNSEGQATAPLAKKLAVLGFPDLKVSDLERAQDGKAESFFYTYTAPGSQLETGLQAALEDSVAKLPIPKVMSYQRPDGATVQFVRPAHGVIALFGDKVLPLTLLGLTASNVTQGHRFLTAPGQRAVTVPNADAYADTLVEKARVIPSFEARKEQIRQELLAKAGDDKVLMPEALLEEVASLVEWPVVYECRFEDEFLAVPQECLILTMQTNQKYFALTDANGKLRSRFLIVSNIATDTPQAIVGGNERVVRPRLSDAKFFFEQDKKKTLESRLPLLKNVVYHNKLGTQAERSDRVTALATAIAKRLGADAALAERGARLSKADLLTDMVGEFPELQGIMGTYYARHDGENEEVALAASEHYQPRFAGDALPSTQTGTAVALADKLETLVGIWAIGLQPTGDKDPFALRRHALGVLRMLIEKRLPLAISDVLADAVAQFASVPGFKDPTADVTAFFMDRLRGILRERGFTPNEIEAVVAQNPDRLDDIVQRLEAVQAFAALPEAASLAGANKRITNILKKNEEALAQAGTVNPALLQDEAEKNLAAAVTRVQPEVDAAFAAGDFTGTLKTLAQLRDDVDAFFNDVMVMAEDIALRNNRLALLSSLHGMMNRVADISKLAA, from the coding sequence ATGACTCAAACTCTCCTGATCGAACTGCTGACCGAAGAACTGCCGCCGAAGGCACTGTCGAAACTGGGCGCCGCGTTCGCTGCCGGCATCGTCAACGGCCTGAAGTCGCGCGACTTCCTCGAACAAGACAGCGTCGCCACTTCGTATGCCACGCCGCGCCGCCTGGCCGTTTCCATCACCAGGGTGCGCGACGTGTCGCCGGACAAGTCGATCCGCGAAAAGGTTCTGCCGGTAACAGTGGCACTGAATAGTGAGGGACAAGCAACAGCGCCCCTGGCCAAAAAGCTGGCGGTGCTGGGCTTCCCCGACCTGAAGGTGAGCGACCTGGAACGCGCGCAGGACGGCAAGGCCGAATCGTTCTTTTACACGTACACCGCACCCGGCTCGCAATTGGAAACCGGCCTGCAGGCCGCGCTGGAGGATTCGGTGGCCAAGCTGCCGATCCCGAAGGTGATGAGCTACCAGCGCCCGGACGGCGCCACCGTGCAGTTCGTGCGCCCCGCGCACGGCGTGATCGCGCTGTTCGGCGACAAGGTGCTGCCGCTCACCCTGCTGGGCCTGACCGCGTCGAACGTCACGCAAGGGCACCGCTTCCTCACAGCGCCGGGCCAGCGCGCCGTGACCGTGCCGAACGCCGATGCGTATGCCGACACGCTGGTGGAAAAAGCCAGGGTGATCCCGTCGTTCGAAGCCCGCAAGGAGCAGATCCGCCAGGAACTGCTGGCCAAGGCTGGCGACGACAAGGTGCTGATGCCCGAGGCGCTGCTGGAAGAAGTGGCGTCGCTGGTCGAATGGCCGGTGGTGTACGAATGCCGCTTCGAGGATGAATTCCTGGCCGTGCCGCAGGAATGCCTGATCCTGACGATGCAAACCAACCAGAAATACTTCGCGCTGACGGACGCGAACGGCAAGCTGCGTTCGCGTTTCCTGATTGTCTCGAACATCGCCACCGACACGCCGCAAGCGATCGTGGGCGGCAACGAGCGCGTGGTGCGCCCGCGCCTGTCGGATGCCAAGTTCTTCTTCGAGCAGGACAAGAAAAAGACGCTGGAGTCGCGCCTGCCGCTGCTGAAGAACGTGGTCTACCACAACAAGCTGGGCACGCAGGCCGAGCGCAGCGACCGCGTGACCGCGCTGGCCACGGCCATCGCGAAACGCCTCGGTGCCGATGCTGCGCTGGCCGAACGCGGCGCGCGCCTGTCGAAGGCCGACCTGCTGACGGACATGGTGGGCGAGTTCCCCGAGCTGCAAGGCATCATGGGCACGTACTACGCCCGCCACGACGGCGAGAACGAGGAAGTGGCGCTGGCCGCCTCCGAGCATTACCAGCCGCGCTTTGCCGGCGATGCGCTGCCGTCCACGCAGACCGGCACCGCCGTCGCGCTGGCGGACAAGTTGGAAACCCTGGTGGGCATCTGGGCCATCGGCCTGCAGCCGACCGGCGACAAGGATCCGTTCGCGCTGCGCCGCCATGCACTGGGCGTGCTGCGCATGCTGATCGAGAAGCGCCTGCCGCTGGCGATCTCCGACGTGCTGGCCGATGCGGTGGCGCAGTTCGCCTCCGTGCCAGGCTTCAAGGATCCGACCGCCGACGTGACGGCGTTCTTCATGGACCGCCTGCGCGGCATCCTGCGCGAACGCGGCTTCACACCGAACGAGATCGAAGCCGTCGTTGCCCAGAATCCGGACCGGCTGGACGACATCGTGCAGCGCCTGGAAGCGGTGCAGGCCTTTGCCGCGCTGCCGGAAGCGGCGTCGCTGGCCGGCGCCAACAAGCGCATCACCAATATCCTCAAGAAGAACGAGGAAGCGCTGGCCCAGGCCGGCACGGTGAACCCGGCCCTGCTGCAGGACGAGGCGGAGAAGAACCTGGCCGCCGCCGTGACCCGCGTGCAGCCGGAAGTCGACGCGGCATTTGCTGCCGGCGACTTCACCGGCACCCTGAAGACGCTGGCGCAACTGCGCGATGACGTGGATGCGTTCTTCAACGACGTGATGGTGATGGCCGAGGACATCGCGCTGCGCAACAACCGCCTGGCGTTGCTGTCTTCGCTGCACGGAATGATGAACCGCGTGGCGGACATCTCGAAGCTGGCCGCCTGA
- a CDS encoding lysophospholipid acyltransferase family protein, protein MRKAVLFLRSLVFTVVMAIATVIWSFVCMLAAPLPYNKRYYVTSRWNVFVIWLAKVVCGIHYEFKGYENFPDSPAIVLSKHQSAWETIFLLANLPRPLVFVFKKEILYIPFFGWGIALLRMIPIDRKQGKNAFRMVVAHGKRRLKDGQWIIMFPEGTRIPVGQAGKYKSGGTRLAIDTGVPVIPIAVNSGECWPKNSFIKYPGKITVSVGKPISSEGQTPDGMMEQVEQWIESEMRVISPHAYSAG, encoded by the coding sequence TTGCGTAAAGCTGTCCTGTTCCTGCGTTCCCTCGTTTTCACCGTGGTGATGGCCATTGCCACGGTAATCTGGTCGTTTGTCTGCATGCTGGCGGCGCCGCTGCCCTACAACAAGCGCTACTACGTCACGTCGCGCTGGAACGTGTTCGTCATCTGGCTGGCGAAGGTCGTCTGCGGCATCCATTACGAATTCAAGGGCTACGAGAATTTTCCCGACAGCCCGGCCATCGTGCTGTCGAAGCACCAGTCGGCATGGGAAACGATCTTCCTGCTGGCGAACCTGCCGCGGCCCCTCGTCTTCGTGTTCAAGAAGGAGATCCTGTACATTCCCTTCTTCGGCTGGGGCATCGCGCTGCTGCGCATGATCCCGATCGACCGCAAGCAGGGCAAGAACGCGTTCCGGATGGTGGTTGCCCATGGAAAGCGTCGCCTGAAAGACGGCCAATGGATTATCATGTTCCCGGAAGGCACGCGCATCCCGGTGGGCCAGGCGGGCAAGTACAAGAGCGGCGGCACGCGTCTCGCAATCGATACCGGCGTTCCGGTCATACCGATCGCCGTCAACTCGGGCGAGTGCTGGCCAAAGAATTCGTTTATCAAGTATCCGGGCAAGATCACGGTTTCTGTGGGCAAGCCGATATCTTCCGAAGGACAAACTCCCGACGGCATGATGGAACAGGTGGAACAGTGGATAGAATCAGAAATGCGCGTCATTTCGCCCCACGCCTACAGCGCTGGCTAG